Proteins encoded in a region of the Acidimicrobiales bacterium genome:
- a CDS encoding UDP-glucose/GDP-mannose dehydrogenase family protein produces MAQIAVIGAGYVGLTTAACFSHLGHDVVCADIDEGKVAQLSRGEIPIVEAGLDNMVREGLEGGRLRFVVGAENAASDADFAYLCVPTPQADDGSADLSYIETAARQIGPVLPAEAVVVNKSTVPVGSTRAVERVLGRDDVAVVSNPEFLREGSAVHDFLHPDRIVIGSEHQAAAVRVAALYIGVTAPIIVTDPASAETIKYASNAFLATKISFVNAIAAVCEAVGADVKDVVLGMGYDKRIGHEFLRPGPGWGGSCFPKDSRALVHIADTAGYSFDLLRGVITVNDDQFHRVVTKVREMAGGSLEGVKVGVWGLTFKARTDDTRDSPALKVIQLLQAEGADVCAYDPAVKSEIVGLTPANDAYSVCEGADVLAVLTEWDEFRWTDFDKVANLMKAPRIVDARNLLDRPALERRGFSYVGIGR; encoded by the coding sequence ATGGCGCAGATCGCCGTCATCGGAGCTGGGTACGTGGGCCTCACCACGGCCGCCTGCTTCTCGCACCTCGGCCACGACGTCGTGTGCGCCGACATCGACGAGGGCAAGGTGGCGCAGCTCAGCCGGGGCGAGATCCCGATCGTGGAGGCCGGCCTCGACAACATGGTGCGCGAGGGCCTCGAGGGTGGCCGGCTGCGTTTCGTGGTCGGCGCCGAGAACGCCGCCAGCGACGCCGACTTCGCCTACCTGTGCGTGCCCACCCCGCAGGCCGACGACGGCTCCGCCGACCTGTCGTACATCGAGACCGCGGCCCGCCAGATCGGGCCGGTGCTGCCGGCCGAGGCCGTCGTCGTCAACAAGTCGACCGTGCCGGTGGGCTCCACCCGGGCGGTCGAGCGGGTGCTGGGGCGCGACGACGTCGCCGTGGTCAGCAACCCCGAGTTCCTGCGTGAGGGCTCGGCGGTGCACGACTTCCTCCACCCCGACCGCATCGTGATCGGCAGCGAGCACCAGGCCGCCGCGGTGCGGGTGGCGGCGCTGTACATCGGCGTGACCGCCCCGATCATCGTCACCGACCCGGCGTCGGCCGAGACCATCAAGTACGCCTCCAACGCCTTCCTGGCCACGAAGATCAGCTTCGTGAACGCCATCGCCGCGGTGTGCGAGGCCGTGGGCGCCGACGTCAAGGACGTGGTGCTGGGGATGGGCTACGACAAGCGCATCGGCCACGAGTTCCTCCGCCCGGGCCCGGGTTGGGGCGGCTCGTGCTTCCCGAAGGACTCGCGGGCGCTGGTCCACATCGCCGACACCGCCGGGTACTCGTTCGACCTGCTGCGGGGCGTGATCACCGTCAACGACGACCAGTTCCACCGGGTGGTCACCAAGGTGCGGGAGATGGCGGGCGGGTCCCTGGAGGGCGTGAAGGTGGGCGTGTGGGGCCTCACGTTCAAGGCCCGCACCGACGACACCCGCGACTCGCCGGCGCTGAAGGTCATCCAGCTGCTGCAGGCCGAGGGCGCCGACGTGTGCGCCTACGACCCGGCCGTGAAGTCGGAGATCGTGGGCCTGACGCCCGCCAACGACGCCTACTCGGTGTGCGAGGGCGCCGACGTTCTGGCGGTTCTGACCGAGTGGGACGAGTTCCGCTGGACGGACTTCGACAAAGTGGCCAATCTGATGAAGGCGCCCCGCATCGTGGACGCTCGCAACCTGTTGGACCGACCGGCCCTGGAACGTCGAGGGTTCTCGTACGTCGGCATCGGCCGGTAG